The DNA window CACCTATTTTATGACTGAACGCGGTGTGGGAAAGGTGGTGGATGGGATTAGTTTTCGCTTGCTTCCGGGTGAGGTTTTGGGGATTGTTGGGGAGTCGGGCTCGGGAAAGACGATGACCGCCCTCTCCCTCATTCGGCTTCTTCCCCCCAGGGCGCGGGTGGTCTCGGGGAGGGTGATCTTTTCCGGGGAGGATCTGCTTTCCCTCCCTGAGCATCGGATGAGAGTGATCAGGGGGGCTGAGATAGGGATGGTGTTTCAGGAGCCTATGAGTAGTCTTGATCCGGTTTTTACCATCGGGGAGCAGATGGTTGAAGCCCTTCGTTTTAAGCGAGGAGTGAAGGGGAAGAAAGCGGTGGATGAAGCTTTGTCCTATCTCTCTGCCGCAGGCATTCCCGAGGCGAGAAGGGTGTTTTTCTCCTATCCCCATGAGCTTTCTCGGGGGATGTGCCAACGGGCGATGATCGCCCTCTCCCTCTCCCTTCGCCCAAAGCTCCTCATCGCCGATGAACCAACCACTGCCCTCGATGTCACCGTGCAGGCAGGGATAATAGAGCTTCTCAAAGGTCTCGTTTCCTCCTTTTCCCTTTCCCTCATCTTCATTTCCCACGATATCTCCTTGGTGGGGGAGATTGCCTCGCGGGTCCTTGTCCTCTATGGGGGATGGGCTATGGAGGAGGGGTCGGTAGACGATATCCTTGATCGTCCCCTTCATCCCTATACCCGGGCGCTCATCGCTGCTGAGCCGGGTTTGGATGGGGAGCTACCGGAACCGCTTCCCGGCTGCCTCCCCGATATCTTTATTAAAGGGGAAGGGTGTCTTTTTCACCCCCGCTGCCCCGAGGGCGAAGAAAGATGCCGTTATGAAATACCCCCTTACAGGGATATCGGGGGGAGGAAGGTTCGTTGCTTCAAGGTGGAGGGGTGAATGGGTGGTGCTCCGCTTCTTTCCTTTAAGGAGGTGAGCAAGCGGTTCATCCGCTCTGGCCTTTTTTCCTCCCGCTCCCAAGAGGTTCTCGCCCTTTCCCAGGTGAGCTTCGATATCCATCGAGGAGAGGTGCTTGGGCTGGTGGGGGAATCGGGTTCAGGGAAAACCACCTTGGGGAAGATAGCGGTAGGGCTTATCCCCCCTTCCTCGGGGCAGGTGCTCTTCGAGGGGAAGGAGCTCTCCCCTAAGCTGGAGCTTGGACGGAAGATGGGGATGGTTTTTCAGAACCCTTTAACCTCCTTGAACCCGAGGATGCGGGTGGGAGAGATAGTGGAAGAGCCTTTGAAGATTCAGCTTAAACTTTCCTCCTCAGAGAGGCGTCTTAGGTTAAAAGAGCTCTTTGAAAAGGTGGGACTTCCCCTATCGCTCGCCAACTGCTACCCGGATGCCCTCTCCACTGGTCAGAGACAGCGGGTGGGGATAGCGAGGGCGATTGCTACCTCCCCTCGGTTCGTGGTTCTCGATGAACCGGTATCCGCTCTCGATCTTACGGTGCAGGCGCAGATACTTGCACTTCTGTCTCAGCTTTGCTCGGAGTTTGGGCTTACTTATCTTCTAATCAGCCATGATCTCAGGGTGGTAGCCGGGATGAGCGATCGGGTGGTGGTGATGTATCGGGGAAGGGTGGTTGAGCTTGGAAGAAGAAAGGAGATAATGGAGGAGGCGAGACATCCTTATACCAGGGTCCTTCTAAACTCCATTCCTACCCCCAAGGGGAGGAGAAGGGCGAGGTTTGCCCTGGCAAAGGAGGAGGCTCCGCCTTTAACAAATGGTAGAGGATGTCCCTTTGCACCTCGTTGCCCTGAGGTGGAGGAGAGATGCAGGAGGGAAACCCCTTCCCTTCGCCCTGTTTCTTCTTCCCATTTTGTCTCCTGCCATCTGATTGAATAAAAATGAAGGAGGGGCGTAATTTTAATGTAAAATGGAAACAAAGGCTGGATAAATTTCGTAAGTCTAAGTGAAAAGGAGGATAGGATGTCAGAGGGGATCAATAAGGAGGGGACAAGCGGTCCTTTAGCAAGGATAGTAGGGATTATTACCTCACCTACCGAGACCTTCAGGGAGATAGCGTCAAAACCGAGCTTCGTTGCTCCGCTGATCGTTATCATCGGCTTCTTCATAATCTTCGCCCTGGTCTATACCTCTAAGACCGATATGGCTGAGATGATGCGGATACAGCTCGAAAAAAGCGGTAGGCTCGACCAGATACCCTTGGATCAACAGGAGGCAGTTCTCAGTAAAGCGGCGAAGATCGGTTCCTATTCTATGGTCATAGGTGGCGCGATAGCGATCCCTCTCGTTTTCGTGGTCGTTGCCGCGGTGCTTCACCTTGTAGGGACCTTAGCTAATGCCGAGACCAACTTCAAGCGCGTGTTCTCTGTAACCACTTACTCCTTTGTCCCCGGGATCTTCCGTTATATTTTGGGGACGCTCCTCTTGCTGTTAAAAAGGGCTAACACTATTTCAATGGAGGCTTTGGTGAAGTCCAATCTGGGGGCGATGCTGGGCTACGAGTTGGGGAAAGGAGTTCTTTCTAAAGTTCTTTATTCTGTTGATCTGTTTACCATCTGGTCTCTGGTTCTTCTCGGGATAGGTTATTCCCAGGTATCGAAATTCAACACTAAGCGTTCCATATTTATAGTATTTGGTCTTTGGGTGTTGTGGATCGTAATTAGGGTGGCGCTTGGAGAGGCTTTCGGCGTAAAAATTAATTAAGGAAAGGAGCAAGCTGCATTGAAGAAAAAGTCGCTGGGTTTGATCGTTATTGTGGGGTTAATCGCAACCGTTTTCCTGGTGAGTTTCCTCAAGTCCGGTAAGGAGAAAGGTAAGGAGGTATATGCAGAGAAGGTAGGGAAACGGGACATCGTATCTACCGTCTCCGCTTCGGGGGTGATTGAGCCCAAGGTAAGGGTGAACATCAGTTCGAGCGTGATCGGGAGAGTGAGCAAACTGGCAGTTGCCGAAGGCGATTATGTGAAGAAGGGGGATTTTCTCCTCCAGATAGATCCACAGCGGTATCAGGCTCAGGTGCGGAGTGCGGAG is part of the Acidobacteriota bacterium genome and encodes:
- a CDS encoding YIP1 family protein gives rise to the protein MSEGINKEGTSGPLARIVGIITSPTETFREIASKPSFVAPLIVIIGFFIIFALVYTSKTDMAEMMRIQLEKSGRLDQIPLDQQEAVLSKAAKIGSYSMVIGGAIAIPLVFVVVAAVLHLVGTLANAETNFKRVFSVTTYSFVPGIFRYILGTLLLLLKRANTISMEALVKSNLGAMLGYELGKGVLSKVLYSVDLFTIWSLVLLGIGYSQVSKFNTKRSIFIVFGLWVLWIVIRVALGEAFGVKIN
- a CDS encoding ABC transporter ATP-binding protein, translating into TYFMTERGVGKVVDGISFRLLPGEVLGIVGESGSGKTMTALSLIRLLPPRARVVSGRVIFSGEDLLSLPEHRMRVIRGAEIGMVFQEPMSSLDPVFTIGEQMVEALRFKRGVKGKKAVDEALSYLSAAGIPEARRVFFSYPHELSRGMCQRAMIALSLSLRPKLLIADEPTTALDVTVQAGIIELLKGLVSSFSLSLIFISHDISLVGEIASRVLVLYGGWAMEEGSVDDILDRPLHPYTRALIAAEPGLDGELPEPLPGCLPDIFIKGEGCLFHPRCPEGEERCRYEIPPYRDIGGRKVRCFKVEG
- a CDS encoding ABC transporter ATP-binding protein, with protein sequence MGGAPLLSFKEVSKRFIRSGLFSSRSQEVLALSQVSFDIHRGEVLGLVGESGSGKTTLGKIAVGLIPPSSGQVLFEGKELSPKLELGRKMGMVFQNPLTSLNPRMRVGEIVEEPLKIQLKLSSSERRLRLKELFEKVGLPLSLANCYPDALSTGQRQRVGIARAIATSPRFVVLDEPVSALDLTVQAQILALLSQLCSEFGLTYLLISHDLRVVAGMSDRVVVMYRGRVVELGRRKEIMEEARHPYTRVLLNSIPTPKGRRRARFALAKEEAPPLTNGRGCPFAPRCPEVEERCRRETPSLRPVSSSHFVSCHLIE